Within the Phaseolus vulgaris cultivar G19833 chromosome 9, P. vulgaris v2.0, whole genome shotgun sequence genome, the region AAATGGtttgtatattattttgtactcattgaagattttttttttttaaataagaaggCTTTGACATAAATTATATTGATTTGAATTGACATtggttatttttctttaaattttacaCCGTACTTTACGTATCTTTGTAAGAAAATCATTagatagaaataaattttaaagacaaaataaataattaattgatatattgactaaattagatattattatagagattaaaaaattattgatatctaaatgtatatttGTATATTGATTATTAATTCATAATAACTttctttgagtttttttttaattatgcttTGATTTTACTTGTTACATCATATAGATGATTTTGtaactttaattatatatatatatatatattataatattaatgttacGCGTGTTTGAGATATTTAGCCTTGTAAAGTCTTCGTTGGATATTAAAAACGTGTACGTTAAAAGCGTGTAAATTAAAAGCGTGTATGTATACATATTGTTATTTTATAGCATTACATGGTTTGTGTATCCATTAGTAGacaaaaaataaacttactcgcaatttaagaaataaaaaataaaatagtgtcactcaaattataattcaaaaattaaaacataatcaAGTCACTAAAATTACAATACAATGCAAATTCGCAAAATCTGATAACTTGATGTGTCGGAAGGCAAAcgttagaaaataaataaattaataagaaTATTCTTGAATTATTTGATAgtttttaattagatatttaaattagtatttggAATAAGATCCtgcatttaatttatttctacaattaaatcaattttattgatCTTTCACACATGTGTTTTGAAAAAGTGCATAAAGctgaaattgaaattttgttGACCTAAACCATACTGCTAGGAACTGAATCGATCTTGAAGATTGAAATcgtttaaaaaaatgaataaaattatttgaagttgaaatttgaaaaagtgaagtgtactttaattaaaagaaaattggtGATCCCTAATGTGAGGCGTACGTTTGATTTGATTATATAAGATATTAGTTTTAGGATAAAAATTGATTAAGTTTAATGATTATAGATTTGAAAGTGCTGCGGTGCAGTGGATTTAAAAGGAGAATCGAAATCCATTAATTTAAGGTAAATAAAGTGTGAggattttgttaataaaaagcATATAATCTAAATGAATAAAAGGATCTGTGGCAATGATATGTAATAATtgaaaatgaatattattgagAAGTAAAAGGGTTGATCGGATCCAACTAGGTAGGCGTGATGCAATGCAAGGGAAGATTTGATTTGGTTGAAAATGTGAACTGTGTGAAAGTCAAGGAAGATGGGTTTGGGAAGCAGAGACTGAAGGTGGACCCCAACAAGATACGTTTGGTCGTGTCTGACCATCAACAAcgttactattaataataaaagtatgaCTGTGACAACATAAGCGACAACTGCAGGTGGGATAATCCTCTCTGCTTCATTtccaaaaacaacaaacaagatCTCTCAGATTTGGATCCTCCGAATCTCCCTCCTTTTCATTTTcgcattattatttttttcataatccTTTTCTTCTATCATCACCATTCATTATAAACCACAACcctctctctcttccttcttaACTTCGCTCTATCTTCCACCATACCTTTCTTCCTCccaatttttttcttcaatcacCCCTTTAGCGTTTTACTTGTTGTTTAAGTGTCAATCCAAGGATGTCTGCCGTCGGTGATGTTTTCATTCCGGAAGTGGCTGCGGGGGAGCTACACGTGCTTGCCGTTGACGACAGCCACGTCGACCGCAAGGTTATCGAACGGTTGCTCAAAATCTCGTCTTGCAAAGGTACAGGGCTAAAGATGAAGAATTTTCGTGCTTCTGTGTGCTTTTTGGTCTGATCTGTTGATAATAAGTAGGATTTCGAAATGGGTGTGTGTAAACTAGACTTTTTCGGTGTTGGGACgcttttttgttgatttttcttgCACTTGGTTTGTGTTCTGATGGTTATTTGAACTGGGTTCTGGCAGTGACGGTGGTGGAAAGTGGAAGCAGGGCCCTGCAGTATCTGGGGTTGGATGGAGAGAAGAGCTCCATTGGTTTTGATGTAAGCATATATGGCTTTTGAATTGTTAAAGACACTTCTTTTTGTTAGTGTTTTCTTGGAAGTGATGCTTatgttgttgtttgatgaatgtTTTGACAGAGTGTCAAGGTTAATTTGATAATGACAGACTACTCCATGCCGGGGATGACAGGATATGAATTGCTCAAGAAGATAAAGGTGGGAAATGAAATGAGAATGatctttgttgtttttttagtttaattttaatttcttgttgGTTGTGGGTTTTTCCTATTTTCTCCTTTGTTGTTAATTATCTCTGTTAATATCCGCAGGAATCATCTGTGTTTAGAGAGGTTCCGGTGGTGGTTATGTCGTCTGAGAATATCTTGACACGAATTGATAGGTGCGTTCTTCATTAACTCTTCAATAGTTTATTGATTTATGGGGGTAAAGGTTTTAATATTTTGGATGTTGTTTGTTGATTTACATATGCTAATGCTTAGATTAGCTAAAGTATCCGATTATTTGGGAGTATCACATTGCTGCATCTGGAACTCTTGTTTTTTAGGGCATAATTCCCATCTAAACTTGAATTACATGTGTGAAAAAGAcatgaaaatttgttttatatg harbors:
- the LOC137821420 gene encoding two-component response regulator ARR6-like — encoded protein: MSAVGDVFIPEVAAGELHVLAVDDSHVDRKVIERLLKISSCKVTVVESGSRALQYLGLDGEKSSIGFDSVKVNLIMTDYSMPGMTGYELLKKIKESSVFREVPVVVMSSENILTRIDSCLEEGAEEFLLKPVKLSDVKRVTDFIMKGEGKKRVKKSHKRSRSDDCTPPSISTSFSSVSHPCEVSLPASPSTFHSKKSRLSI